One Deinococcus roseus genomic window carries:
- a CDS encoding carbohydrate ABC transporter permease, whose translation MLKQVRSVPNTSRRQESLMQSKAFKSVIYWLVLSPIVILTLFPYAVMITTALKPAAEVYSNPPTWFGSHLEWGNFAKVWQLGFGQNMLNSIWVTVAATFLALLVSFPAAYSLSRFNHSRRFTGFYRQFLLVTQMVSPIIITVGIFKVVATLKLIDSFTPLILIYATFNIAFCTWMLQSYFNTIPGELEEAAWIDGCSRFQSFIHIFLPLALPASAIAALFSFIYCWNEFVLAFLVLRTPEHATITMRVFSLVGGRYTVEWEQVMAAAVLATLPMVLMFVFLQRQIIRGLAMGSIK comes from the coding sequence GTGCTTAAACAAGTTCGCAGTGTTCCCAACACCTCCAGACGCCAGGAGAGCCTGATGCAGTCCAAAGCCTTCAAAAGTGTGATCTACTGGCTGGTCCTCAGCCCCATCGTGATCCTGACCCTCTTTCCTTACGCCGTGATGATCACCACTGCCCTCAAGCCCGCCGCAGAGGTGTACAGCAACCCACCCACCTGGTTTGGCAGCCATCTGGAATGGGGCAACTTTGCCAAAGTCTGGCAACTGGGCTTCGGGCAGAACATGCTCAACAGCATCTGGGTGACGGTGGCCGCCACCTTCCTGGCCTTGCTGGTGAGCTTTCCTGCCGCTTACAGCCTGAGCCGCTTCAACCACTCCCGGCGTTTCACGGGGTTTTACCGCCAGTTCCTGCTGGTCACCCAGATGGTCAGTCCCATCATCATCACGGTGGGAATTTTCAAGGTGGTGGCCACCCTGAAACTGATCGACAGCTTCACGCCCCTGATCCTGATTTATGCCACCTTCAACATCGCATTCTGCACCTGGATGTTGCAAAGCTACTTCAACACCATCCCCGGTGAACTGGAAGAAGCCGCCTGGATTGATGGCTGCTCCAGATTTCAGAGTTTCATCCACATCTTCTTGCCCCTGGCCCTGCCCGCCTCTGCCATTGCAGCCCTCTTCAGCTTCATTTACTGCTGGAACGAGTTCGTGCTGGCCTTCCTGGTGCTGCGCACCCCCGAGCATGCCACCATCACCATGCGGGTGTTCAGTCTGGTGGGTGGGCGCTATACCGTGGAGTGGGAACAGGTGATGGCTGCTGCTGTGCTGGCCACCCTGCCGATGGTCCTGATGTTCGTGTTCCTGCAACGGCAGATCATCCGGGGTCTGGCGATGGGGTCCATCAAGTAA